Proteins from a single region of Labedella gwakjiensis:
- a CDS encoding carbohydrate ABC transporter permease has product MTATSPVAPPGATASGTAPRRGTSSPGGARRKRKLLGANPLGLLFSAPYLAFVLLVFAYPLVFAVWMSFQDYFFAAPGAVVDRPFVGLDNYARVLQDPAVWQAFGNVGVFLIINVPLTVVLSLLLASALNRIVHARVFFRVAYYVPYVTASVAIVGVWLFLFSGGGLVNNLLGPLAPTPSWLINSQLAMPSIALFVTWKQLGFYILLYLAALQNVPKELYESASTDGAGAVRSFFSVTIPSVRPATVLVLLLSTITGANLFTEPYLLTGGGGPNGASASPVLLMYQRGIQQGNPDVAAAIGVILVVLVLIIAFLQRKFAGGDES; this is encoded by the coding sequence ATGACCGCCACGTCGCCGGTCGCGCCCCCGGGCGCCACCGCATCGGGCACGGCACCACGCCGGGGGACCTCGTCCCCCGGCGGGGCCCGGCGGAAGCGGAAGCTGCTCGGCGCCAACCCGCTCGGGCTGCTCTTCTCCGCCCCGTACCTCGCCTTCGTCCTGCTCGTCTTCGCCTACCCGCTCGTGTTCGCGGTGTGGATGTCGTTCCAGGACTACTTCTTCGCGGCGCCCGGCGCCGTGGTCGACCGCCCGTTCGTGGGCCTCGACAACTATGCCCGCGTCCTCCAGGACCCCGCCGTGTGGCAGGCGTTCGGGAACGTCGGCGTGTTCCTCATCATCAACGTCCCGCTCACCGTGGTGCTCAGCCTCCTTCTCGCCTCGGCGCTCAACCGGATCGTCCACGCCCGCGTGTTCTTCCGGGTGGCGTACTACGTGCCGTACGTCACGGCGTCCGTCGCGATCGTGGGCGTGTGGCTGTTCCTCTTCAGCGGCGGCGGACTCGTGAACAACCTCCTCGGACCGCTCGCTCCGACGCCGTCGTGGCTCATCAACAGCCAGCTCGCGATGCCGTCGATCGCGCTGTTCGTCACGTGGAAGCAGCTCGGGTTCTACATCCTGCTGTACCTCGCGGCGCTGCAGAACGTCCCGAAGGAGCTCTACGAGTCGGCGTCGACCGACGGCGCCGGTGCGGTGCGCTCGTTCTTCTCCGTCACGATCCCGAGCGTGCGACCGGCGACGGTGCTCGTGCTGCTCCTGTCCACCATCACCGGGGCGAACCTCTTCACCGAGCCGTATCTGCTCACCGGCGGCGGCGGGCCGAACGGCGCCTCCGCATCGCCCGTGCTGCTCATGTACCAGCGCGGAATCCAGCAGGGCAACCCCGACGTGGCCGCCGCGATCGGCGTGATCCTCGTGGTGCTCGTCCTGATCATCGCGTTCCTGCAGCGCAAGTTCGCCGGAGGTGACGAATCATGA
- a CDS encoding glycoside hydrolase family 130 protein, with translation MTISSITTTTVPYTLTRMGVVMTPEPGNSLEAEGVLNPASGRGPDGELYLLPRLVAEGNVSRVGLARVLVEDGVPSGVERQGVVLEPDRTWERGEGNAGVEDPRVTWIAELELHVMTYVAYGPLGPRTAVAVSEDLRSWRRLGPALFAYNDTLDTDLNLFHNKDTVFFPEPVTGPDGVRSFAVLHRPMWDIGEIRPGQGVRVPPGTPDRRQSIWIAYVPVDAVKEDLSALTLWKHSRFLVGPEFPFEEVKIGGGPAPLRVPEGWLLLHHGVTGVIDNAFAQQQNVNYAAGAILLDADDPTIVLARTSEPLLQAETEDERSGIVPNVVFPTAIEEIDGHHYVFYGMADSKIGVARLDHT, from the coding sequence ATGACCATCTCTTCCATCACCACCACCACCGTTCCGTACACGCTCACGCGTATGGGGGTCGTGATGACCCCGGAACCCGGGAACTCCCTCGAGGCGGAGGGGGTCCTCAATCCCGCCTCCGGGCGCGGACCCGACGGCGAGCTGTACCTGCTGCCGCGGCTCGTGGCCGAGGGCAACGTCTCGCGCGTCGGCCTCGCCCGCGTGCTCGTCGAGGACGGCGTACCCTCGGGCGTCGAGCGGCAGGGCGTCGTGCTCGAGCCCGACCGCACGTGGGAGCGCGGCGAGGGCAACGCGGGTGTCGAGGACCCCCGCGTCACCTGGATCGCCGAGCTCGAGCTGCACGTCATGACGTACGTCGCGTACGGTCCGCTCGGCCCGCGCACGGCCGTCGCCGTCTCCGAGGACCTGCGCTCGTGGCGGCGACTCGGCCCCGCACTGTTCGCCTACAACGACACCCTCGACACGGACCTCAACCTGTTCCACAACAAGGACACGGTGTTCTTCCCCGAGCCCGTGACCGGGCCGGACGGCGTGCGTAGCTTCGCGGTGCTGCACCGGCCGATGTGGGACATCGGCGAGATCCGTCCGGGACAGGGCGTGCGGGTTCCCCCGGGGACGCCCGACCGTCGCCAGTCGATCTGGATCGCGTACGTGCCCGTCGATGCCGTGAAGGAAGACCTGAGCGCCCTCACGCTGTGGAAGCACAGCCGATTCCTCGTCGGTCCCGAGTTCCCCTTCGAGGAGGTGAAGATCGGCGGCGGCCCAGCGCCCCTGCGGGTGCCCGAGGGCTGGCTGCTGCTCCACCACGGCGTCACGGGCGTGATCGACAACGCGTTCGCGCAGCAGCAGAACGTGAACTACGCGGCCGGCGCGATCCTCCTCGACGCCGACGATCCCACGATCGTGCTCGCCCGCACCTCGGAACCGCTGTTGCAGGCGGAGACGGAGGACGAGCGCAGCGGCATCGTGCCGAACGTCGTCTTCCCCACGGCGATCGAGGAGATCGACGGCCACCACTACGTGTTCTACGGAATGGCCGACTCCAAGATCGGCGTAGCCCGCCTGGACCACACATAA
- a CDS encoding carbohydrate ABC transporter permease, with translation MSADVSTRKRQTPGQRQTSGRGAAVLRGVVLSIGALVFLFPFYYMVIGSLQRTPDATVAGAFPNIANLTLDNYAAINSRIGLLTGLVNSGIFTGGVILGTVVFGMLAGYALSVLQWRGRGVTFALALLVQVVPFQLLMIPLYVLIARDYRLADTHIGMILPFLINSTAVIIFRQYFLQVPKELFDAARIDGASELRVLWNVAIPLVRPALLTVVLVTFIGPWNEFLWPFLITKDTSLQPLAVSLANYISSVAASAANPFGAVLAGAVVLAAPAVALFIVFQRYFTSTDIGSGVKG, from the coding sequence ATGAGTGCAGACGTCTCCACCCGGAAGCGCCAGACACCTGGACAGCGCCAGACGTCCGGACGCGGGGCCGCCGTGCTGCGCGGCGTCGTGCTGTCGATCGGCGCGCTCGTGTTCCTCTTCCCCTTCTACTACATGGTGATCGGGTCGCTCCAGCGCACCCCGGACGCCACCGTGGCCGGCGCGTTCCCGAACATCGCCAACCTCACCCTCGACAACTACGCGGCCATCAACAGCCGCATCGGGTTGCTCACCGGCCTCGTGAACTCTGGCATCTTCACCGGAGGGGTGATCCTCGGCACCGTCGTCTTCGGCATGCTCGCGGGCTACGCCCTCTCGGTGCTGCAGTGGCGGGGTCGCGGAGTCACGTTCGCACTCGCGCTGCTCGTGCAGGTCGTGCCGTTCCAGCTGCTCATGATCCCGCTGTACGTGCTCATCGCACGCGACTACAGGCTCGCCGACACCCACATCGGGATGATCCTGCCGTTCCTCATCAACTCGACGGCCGTCATCATCTTCCGGCAGTACTTCCTGCAGGTGCCGAAGGAACTGTTCGACGCGGCCCGGATCGACGGGGCGAGCGAACTGCGGGTGCTGTGGAACGTCGCGATCCCGCTCGTGCGGCCGGCGCTCCTCACCGTGGTGCTCGTCACCTTCATCGGACCGTGGAACGAGTTCCTCTGGCCCTTCCTCATCACGAAGGACACGTCGCTTCAACCGCTCGCCGTGTCCCTCGCCAACTACATCTCCTCCGTCGCGGCGTCTGCGGCCAACCCGTTCGGCGCCGTGCTGGCCGGGGCGGTCGTCCTCGCCGCACCCGCGGTGGCGCTGTTCATCGTGTTCCAGCGCTACTTCACCTCCACCGACATCGGCTCCGGCGTGAAGGGCTGA